From the genome of Polynucleobacter sp. AM-7D1:
AACTTTTACGAGTTTGGTACCGAGAAATCGGATCCTGCTGCCAATGCGGGCTCCCTGCAGACTCGTCCATGGACTGTCACGATTGAAGGTTTAGTTAAAAAACCAGTCACTTTGGATATTGATGCTCTTCTAAAACTTGCTCCAATGGAAGAGCGTGTTTATCGGATGCGCTGTGTTGAGGGTTGGTCGATGGTGATTCCTTGGGATGGTTACTCGCTCTCTAAATTACTGAATTATGTTCAGCCTTTGGGCTCAGCAAAGTTTGTTGAGTTTATTTCACTGGCTGATCGCAAACAAATGCCTGGTTTAAGGAGTCAAATCATTGATTGGCCCTATCGGGAAGGCTTGCGTTTAGATGAGGCAATGAACCCATTGACGCTGTTGACATTTGGTTTGTATGGTGAAGTGTTACCCAAGCAAAATGGCGCTCCGGTTCGCATTGTTGTACCCTGGAAATATGGCTTTAAGAGTGCTAAATCGATTGTCAAAATTCGTTTGACTGAAGAAATGCCTAAGACCAGTTGGAGTCAATTTGATGCACGAGAGTATGGCTTTTATTCCAACGTCAATCCTTTAGTGGATCATCCTCGTTGGAGTCAAGCAACTGAGCGTCGAATTGGCGATTTTAAAGCGGCCTTTGCACCTAAAATGAAAACACAAATGTTTAATGGTTATGGTGATCAAGTTGCTAGCATGTATACCGGCATGGACTTGAAGAAATTCTACTAATTGATCTGAGATAGTTGGTGTTCATGAAGGTATTTGTTTTTCTGCTGGCACTATTGCCCTTAGGGCGACTTATTTGGCTGGGCTTTAATGATGGCTTGGGTGCTAATCCAGTTGAGTTCATTACCCGCTCGACAGGTACGTGGGCATTAGTCTTCTTGTGTTTAACCTTGGCGATGACGCCATTGCGTTTGCTAACGAATGCAGCAGCATGGATTCGGTATCGCAGAATGTTGGGCCTATTTAGTTTTTTCTATGGCTGTCTGCATTTTGGGATTTGGCTTTGGCTCGATCAAGACTTTGATTTAGTAGAAATGATCAAGGATGTGGTGAAGCGACCATTCATCACCATGGGCTTTATTAGTTTTGTGCTATTGATTCCGCTAGCGCTGACATCCACCCATTGGGCTCAAAGAAAATTAGGCCGCCGGTGGACTCAACTGCATCGACTGATTTATTTCATTGCTTGTACTGTGATCCTTCACTATTGGTGGCATAAAGCAGGTAAGAATGATCTTGATACCGTAACAATTTATGCGATCGTTTTGATATTGCTGTTATCTTGTAGGATTCCTTATATTCGCAAGTTCCTAGGCAAGAAATTCACCACTTAATATCAAATCTCCCATGACTCTGTTTCTAAATCTTCGCGTTTCGATCGTTTCCATTTTGGGCTTTCTGATGATCTGTCTTGGGTCTGTCCAGGCTAGTGCTCAGCAAGCTGATCAGACTGTAAAGACCATAGCCACTCTCGATGTGCCTCGCTATCTCGGCACTTGGTACGAGATTGCGAAGTTTCCAAATTGGTTTCAGAAGAAATGTGTTTCTAATACCAAGGCTGTATATTCCCCCAAACCCGATGGCAATCTTCAGGTACTGAATAGCTGCAAAACTGCAAGTGGAGAGACTTCAGAAGCGGAGGGTTTAGCCCGCCAAATTGGTTCGAAGGATTCGCCAAAGTTAGAGGTGCGTTTTGCTCCTGAGTGGCTTTCATTTCTACCTATGGTCTGGGGTGATTACTGGGTGATTGATTTGGATGCTCAATATCAGGTGGCTGCTGTAAGTGATCCGAGAAGAGAATACCTCTGGGTTTTGTCTAGAACACCTCAAATCGATCCGAAAGTCTATGCTGATTTGTTGCAGCGCTTAAAGCAACAACAATTTGATATTCAAAAGCTCGAACTCACTTCCCAGAAAAATTAAGGTGTCTGAAAAGCGAATTGGCAATTATTTGCTCCCGCTCGGAATTGAAATCTTCGAGCGTGGTTGGTTATCAGCCAATAATATTTTTTTATTTGGTGAAGATGATGTTTCCTTAGTTGATAGCGGTTACTGCACGCATCAGCAAATGACGGTGGATTTGGTTTCTAATGCACTCAAGCGGCACAACTTAAGTGGCCTCAATAAATTAGTTAATACACATCTGCACTCAGATCATTGTGGTGGCAATGCGGCACTATCAAAAGAGTTTGATTGTAATATCTGGATACCAGAAGCTGAGGTAAGCGCTGTGCAAGATTGGGATGAAGATTTACTCAGCTTTGCGCAATTGGGGCAAGATTGCCCGCGCTTTACTCACTGCGATCAACTCGTAGCTGGCAAAGAGATTAACTTGGGTCCTTATCGCTGGCAGATTCTTGCGGCTCCTGGTCATGACAATCATTCAATCATGCTCTATCAAGAGCAACATCAAATCTTGATCTCTGCCGATGCCCTTTGGGAAGAAGGTTTTGGAGTCATCTTCCCTGAGCTCTGGGGTGAGGGTGGCTTTGAAGGGGTGGCGCAGACATTAGAGCTAATTGAAGAGCTTCCAGTTGCCTTGGTGATTCCGGGGCACGGAAAACCGTTTACAGATGTAAAGAAGTCAATCGCTACCGCAAAATCTCGGCTTGACTATCTTTCAGGTGATGCTGATCGTAATGCTCGTCACGGTGCCAAGGTGCTGCTCAAGTACAAATTGTTGGAGTGGCGAAGTAAAGAGATGTCAGCAGTCAAGAGCTGGATTGCAGGTACGCCATTACTGCAGAGTATTCGTAAACAAATGAATCTCTGTAGTGAGGATTTTGAAGACTGGTTGATGCAGGCTTTAGTGAAATCGAAGGCAGCGGCAATTGAGAGTGATCGTTTAATGAATCTTGACTGAAGTGCCGCTCAGAAATTAAACCTTAGAAATTAAACGATAGCTTTCCGTAAAAAGACCAGTCGTAAACAGAGTAGCTTTCTACTACTTGTTTGCTGGCTCCCACTGCAAACAAGAAATGT
Proteins encoded in this window:
- a CDS encoding lipocalin family protein, with amino-acid sequence MTLFLNLRVSIVSILGFLMICLGSVQASAQQADQTVKTIATLDVPRYLGTWYEIAKFPNWFQKKCVSNTKAVYSPKPDGNLQVLNSCKTASGETSEAEGLARQIGSKDSPKLEVRFAPEWLSFLPMVWGDYWVIDLDAQYQVAAVSDPRREYLWVLSRTPQIDPKVYADLLQRLKQQQFDIQKLELTSQKN
- the msrP gene encoding protein-methionine-sulfoxide reductase catalytic subunit MsrP, which encodes MYTNDQKQLSLEITPKAVFDGRRDLIKSAAAGAFGLALAPWFSREALASTPQKLIATPNPSLSVKEDTTGYQYVTGYNNFYEFGTEKSDPAANAGSLQTRPWTVTIEGLVKKPVTLDIDALLKLAPMEERVYRMRCVEGWSMVIPWDGYSLSKLLNYVQPLGSAKFVEFISLADRKQMPGLRSQIIDWPYREGLRLDEAMNPLTLLTFGLYGEVLPKQNGAPVRIVVPWKYGFKSAKSIVKIRLTEEMPKTSWSQFDAREYGFYSNVNPLVDHPRWSQATERRIGDFKAAFAPKMKTQMFNGYGDQVASMYTGMDLKKFY
- a CDS encoding MBL fold metallo-hydrolase, which produces MSEKRIGNYLLPLGIEIFERGWLSANNIFLFGEDDVSLVDSGYCTHQQMTVDLVSNALKRHNLSGLNKLVNTHLHSDHCGGNAALSKEFDCNIWIPEAEVSAVQDWDEDLLSFAQLGQDCPRFTHCDQLVAGKEINLGPYRWQILAAPGHDNHSIMLYQEQHQILISADALWEEGFGVIFPELWGEGGFEGVAQTLELIEELPVALVIPGHGKPFTDVKKSIATAKSRLDYLSGDADRNARHGAKVLLKYKLLEWRSKEMSAVKSWIAGTPLLQSIRKQMNLCSEDFEDWLMQALVKSKAAAIESDRLMNLD
- a CDS encoding sulfite oxidase heme-binding subunit YedZ, whose translation is MKVFVFLLALLPLGRLIWLGFNDGLGANPVEFITRSTGTWALVFLCLTLAMTPLRLLTNAAAWIRYRRMLGLFSFFYGCLHFGIWLWLDQDFDLVEMIKDVVKRPFITMGFISFVLLIPLALTSTHWAQRKLGRRWTQLHRLIYFIACTVILHYWWHKAGKNDLDTVTIYAIVLILLLSCRIPYIRKFLGKKFTT